One window of the Cryptomeria japonica chromosome 7, Sugi_1.0, whole genome shotgun sequence genome contains the following:
- the LOC131040260 gene encoding E3 ubiquitin-protein ligase RDUF1, which produces MQKMNLYYLFKAFQEIQFEQPQPLRCTHCFHIISMSGECGCVEAFILIDKDFYKAQFLDVLRWLIRLETPNIPDISPRGVSTVNIGCPVMNEEGEYVGVNLPYANGMIIEPLQWQMWNVFRQDSEDSQIMQLNNQPADGRSQESERDTNCSPTRILHLRVSANLDALNSSGTLCIVGTHLDWECLLEDIELNRIDLSWHFYYSHSEEETSEEYFSDDELMEMDDGSDENSHPAALWVVQNLTTVDVEALDMRCCVCQERIALGSKAKQLPCEHLYHEECITRWLSVRNTCPVCRYEFPTQDLNH; this is translated from the coding sequence ATGCAGAAGATGAATCTGTATTATTTGTTCAAGGCTTTTCAAGAGATACAGTTTGAACAGCCACAGCCCCTACGCTGTACTCATTGTTTCCATATTATTAGTATGTCTGGAGAATGCGGATGTGTGGAGGCGTTCATCCTTATCGATAAGGATTTCTATAAAGCCCAGTTCCTTGATGTTCTCCGATGGCTCATAAGACTGGAGACTCCAAATATTCCCGATATTTCACCTCGTGGAGTTTCAACGGTTAATATTGGATGTCCTGTGATGAACGAGGAGGGAGAATATGTTGGAGTGAATCTCCCTTATGCCAATGGGATGATTATAGAACCCTTGCAATGGCAAATGTGGAATGTGTTTCGCCAAGATTCTGAAGATTCTCAGATTATGCAGCTTAACAACCAACCAGCTGATGGGCGCAGCCAGGAGTCTGAAAGGGATACCAACTGTAGTCCTACTCGCATTCTTCATCTGCGTGTAAGCGCAAATTTGGATGCCTTGAATTCTTCTGGGACCCTCTGCATTGTGGGGACGCACCTGGATTGGGAATGCCTGTTGGAAGATATAGAGTTGAATCGTATTGATTTATCTTGGCATTTCTACTACTCCCACTCAGAGGAGGAAACAAGCGAAGAATATTTTTCTGATGATGAGCTAATGGAGATGGATGATGGGTCTGATGAAAACTCTCATCCAGCAGCTTTGTGGGTTGTACAGAATTTGACTACAGTGGATGTGGAAGCGCTTGATATGAGGTGTTGTGTATGTCAAGAGAGGATTGCTTTGGGATCAAAAGCCAAACAACTACCTTGTGAGCATCTCTATCATGAGGAGTGCATTACTAGATGGTTGAGTGTTAGAAACACCTGTCCTGTTTGTAGATATGAGTTTCCTACACAGGATCTCAATCACTAA